One region of Streptomyces sp. CG4 genomic DNA includes:
- a CDS encoding TIGR03089 family protein codes for MNATDRTPADLLASALAADPGRPLVTFYDDATGERVELSVATFANWVAKTANLLQGDLSAGPGDRVALLLPAHWQTAVWLLACSSVGVLADLGGDPAAADVVVSGPDALDAGRACRGERVALALRPLGGRFPQAPEGFIDYAVEVPSQGDRFAPFAPVDPEEPALIVAGREFSGAEVVERALAEAPSLDLTGPGSRLLSGLSYDTWQGVSAGLYSPLAVGGSVVLCRNLDRLDEDALAQRIESERVSSVRR; via the coding sequence GTGAACGCCACCGATCGCACCCCTGCCGACCTGCTGGCTTCCGCGCTCGCCGCGGACCCCGGCCGCCCGCTGGTGACCTTCTACGACGACGCCACGGGCGAACGCGTCGAACTGTCCGTGGCCACCTTCGCCAATTGGGTGGCCAAGACCGCGAATCTCCTCCAGGGCGATCTCTCCGCCGGGCCCGGCGACCGGGTCGCGCTGCTGCTGCCCGCGCACTGGCAGACGGCGGTGTGGCTGCTGGCCTGTTCGTCGGTGGGCGTGCTGGCGGATCTCGGCGGGGATCCGGCCGCCGCGGATGTGGTGGTCAGCGGGCCGGACGCGCTGGACGCGGGGCGGGCATGCCGGGGGGAGCGCGTCGCGCTGGCGCTGCGGCCGCTGGGCGGGCGGTTCCCGCAGGCCCCCGAGGGGTTCATCGACTATGCCGTGGAGGTGCCGAGCCAGGGGGACCGGTTCGCGCCGTTCGCTCCGGTCGATCCCGAGGAGCCCGCGCTGATCGTCGCCGGGCGGGAGTTCAGCGGGGCGGAGGTCGTCGAGCGGGCCCTGGCGGAGGCGCCGTCGCTGGATCTGACCGGTCCTGGGTCGAGGTTGCTGTCGGGGCTGTCGTACGACACGTGGCAGGGGGTCAGCGCGGGGTTGTACTCGCCGTTGGCCGTCGGGGGGTCCGTGGTGCTGTGCCGGAATCTCGACCGGCTGGACGAGGACGCTCTCGCCCAGCGGATCGAGAGCGAGCGGGTGAGTTCGGTGCGCCGCTGA
- a CDS encoding LCP family protein: MSDSVGKAPGPGLGASAAGEGLRLRRRRRWVKGAALGLAVLLAAAGGTGWALYAKLSNNITADDAAARELARYERERPTALVRGAQNILLIGSDTRAGDGNARYGRDLGSERSDTTILLHLAADRRSATAVSLPRDLMVDIPGCRQPDGSRSEPVFAMFNHAFQVGGSACTIRTVEKLTDIRIDHHVVVDFSGFKEMVDAVDGVQVCLKEPIDDKAARLKLPAGKVGLDGEQALGYVRARKSLGDGSDTERMERQQRFLAALVDKMQSNDVLLNPVKLYPVLDAATSSLTTDPELASLRGMYQLVRGLRGIPTEQVQFLTVPRESYVYDANRDQLVEPEAEKLFARLRADRPVAVARNTPSKAPQTGEKGELSPAKGDPDPSNGSTPPAKGDASPAPTFHGNTAAEHTCE; this comes from the coding sequence GTGAGCGACTCCGTGGGCAAGGCCCCCGGTCCTGGGCTCGGCGCCTCGGCCGCCGGGGAAGGGCTTCGGCTGCGGCGTCGGCGGCGGTGGGTGAAGGGGGCGGCGCTCGGGCTGGCCGTGCTCCTGGCGGCGGCCGGCGGAACCGGCTGGGCCCTCTACGCCAAGCTCAGCAACAACATCACCGCCGATGACGCGGCCGCCCGGGAACTGGCCCGGTACGAGCGGGAGCGGCCCACCGCGCTGGTGCGGGGCGCCCAGAACATCCTGCTGATCGGGTCCGACACGCGGGCCGGGGACGGGAACGCGCGCTACGGACGGGATCTGGGCAGTGAGCGCTCGGACACCACGATCCTGCTGCATCTGGCCGCCGACCGGCGCAGTGCCACCGCCGTGTCGCTGCCCCGGGACCTGATGGTGGACATCCCGGGCTGCCGGCAGCCGGACGGCAGCCGCAGCGAGCCGGTGTTCGCGATGTTCAACCACGCCTTCCAGGTGGGCGGTTCGGCGTGCACGATTCGGACCGTCGAGAAGCTGACGGACATTCGGATCGACCATCACGTGGTCGTGGACTTCAGCGGGTTCAAGGAGATGGTGGACGCCGTCGACGGGGTGCAGGTCTGTCTGAAGGAACCCATCGACGACAAGGCGGCCAGGCTCAAGCTGCCCGCGGGGAAGGTCGGGCTCGACGGGGAGCAGGCACTCGGTTATGTACGGGCCCGCAAGTCGCTCGGCGACGGCAGCGACACCGAACGGATGGAACGCCAGCAGCGGTTCCTCGCCGCGCTCGTCGACAAGATGCAGAGCAACGACGTCCTGCTGAACCCGGTGAAGCTGTATCCGGTGCTGGACGCGGCGACCTCCTCGCTCACCACCGATCCGGAACTGGCAAGTCTGCGCGGGATGTACCAATTGGTGCGCGGGCTGCGCGGTATCCCCACCGAACAGGTGCAGTTCCTGACCGTACCGAGGGAGTCGTACGTCTACGACGCCAACCGTGACCAACTCGTGGAGCCGGAAGCCGAGAAGCTGTTCGCGCGGCTGCGGGCCGACCGGCCCGTGGCGGTGGCCCGGAACACGCCGAGCAAGGCCCCACAGACGGGCGAAAAGGGCGAACTCTCCCCCGCGAAGGGCGATCCCGATCCCTCGAACGGCAGCACCCCGCCCGCGAAAGGCGATGCCTCCCCCGCGCCCACGTTCCACGGGAACACCGCCGCCGAACACACCTGTGAGTAA